A stretch of DNA from Thiomicrospira sp. XS5:
AAATAAAAGAGAAGGGAATTACATAACATGATTTTCGATTTGCCTATTTTAAGTACCCTGATTTGGTTACCCATTCTGGGCGGTTTACTGATTTTATTCGTGGGATCGAATCGAGATGCTTTTGCGAAATGGTTTGCGCTTTTTATTTCTGTCGTTACCTTTTTGTGCTCGATTCCGCTGTGGACGAATTTTGATACCACCACCTCGGCGATGCAGTTCGTCGAGCGAGTCGAGTGGATTCCACAGTTCAATATTTATTACAGCCTGGGTGTGGACGGCTTGTCCATGCCGCTGGTCTTGTTGACGACCTTTACCCAGATTCTGGTGATTGCGTCGGCTTGGGACGTGATTAAAGAGCGTGTCGAACAATACATGGGCGCCTTCATGGTTATGCAAGGCTTGATGATTGGGGTCTTCGTTGCTTTAGACGGGATTCTGTTCTATGTGTTCTGGGAAGCGCTGTTGATTCCGATGTTCATTGTCATCGGTAAGTGGGGTGGGCCGAACCGAGTCTATGCGACCATCAAGTTCTTCTTGTATACCTTCTTCGGCTCGGTCTTCATGCTGGTGGCGTTCCTGTATATGTACTTCCAGTCCGGCAGCTTCTCGATTTTGGATTTCCATACCATGTCCTTGTCGCACATGGCGCAGATTCTGATTTTCCTGGCGTTCTTGATTGCCTTCGCGGTCAAGGTGCCGATGTTCCCGGTGCATACCTGGTTGCCGGACGCGCACGTTCAGGCGCCAACGGCCGGTTCCGTAGTGCTGGCGGCCATCATGCTGAAAATGGGTGGCTACGGCTTCGTGCGTTTCAGTTTGCCAATTACGCCGGATGCGGCCATGGAATTGGATTGGCTGGTCATTGTTCTGTCGTTGATTGCGATTTTCTACATCGGCTTGGT
This window harbors:
- a CDS encoding NADH-quinone oxidoreductase subunit M; this encodes MIFDLPILSTLIWLPILGGLLILFVGSNRDAFAKWFALFISVVTFLCSIPLWTNFDTTTSAMQFVERVEWIPQFNIYYSLGVDGLSMPLVLLTTFTQILVIASAWDVIKERVEQYMGAFMVMQGLMIGVFVALDGILFYVFWEALLIPMFIVIGKWGGPNRVYATIKFFLYTFFGSVFMLVAFLYMYFQSGSFSILDFHTMSLSHMAQILIFLAFLIAFAVKVPMFPVHTWLPDAHVQAPTAGSVVLAAIMLKMGGYGFVRFSLPITPDAAMELDWLVIVLSLIAIFYIGLVAMVQSDMKKLVAYSSISHMGFVTIGMFLVYDIVQNTGSIQGSMIGMEGAMIQMISHGFISGAMFLMIGVLYDRMHTREISAYGGVVNTMPWFGFFAVLFAMANAGLPGTSGFVGEFMVILASFKANVWYGVIAASTLIIGAAYTLWMVKRVFFGAVANDNVGTLQDLNKREFAIMATLAVAVVLLGVYPAPLIDVMHSSVANLLIQATTSKL